In Pleurodeles waltl isolate 20211129_DDA unplaced genomic scaffold, aPleWal1.hap1.20221129 scaffold_58, whole genome shotgun sequence, one genomic interval encodes:
- the LOC138278795 gene encoding zinc finger protein 239-like — protein MARQDTQSCAVEKYRPDPEALTKKEESYTCSESCSLSSLVKQHQQTHTKEKPFRCCECVKTFSRLANLQRHQQTHTGAKPYHCSECVKSFNRLSHLQIHQRKHTRETPYHCSECVKSFRRLSHLQIHQRTHTGEKPYHCSECVKSFNQLSQLQIHQRTHTGEKPYHCAECEKSFSHLLTLQIHQRTHNGEKPYHCSECGKSFSLLSNLQRHHRTHIRRNHTIAMNV, from the coding sequence ATGGCCCGTCAGGATACACAGTCATGCGCTGTAGAAAAATATAGACCCGACCCAGAGGCATTAACTAAGAAAGAAGAATCATACACATGCAGTGAGAGCTGTAGTTTGTCATCACTAGTAAAgcaacatcagcaaacacacacaaaagaaaagccATTCAGATGCTGTGAATGTGTGAAAACTTTTAGTCGATTAGCAAACCTgcaaagacatcagcaaacacacacaggggccaagccataccattgcagtgaatgtgtgaagagcttcaatCGGTTATCACACCTACAAATACATCAGAGAAAACACAcaagggagacaccataccattgcagtgaatgtgtgaagagctttagacggttatcacacctacaaatacatcagcgaacacacacaggagagaaaccataccattgcagtgaatgtgtgaagagcttcaatCAGTTATCACAACTACaaatacatcagcgaacacacacaggagagaaaccataCCATTGCGCTGAATGTGAGAAGAGCTTTAGTCACTTATTAACCCTACaaatacatcagcgaacacacaacggggaaaaaccataccattgcagtgagtgTGGAAAGAGCTTTAGTCTGTTATCAAACCTCCAAAGACATCACCGAACACATATAAggagaaaccataccattgcaatgaatgtgtga